A genomic window from Bubalus bubalis isolate 160015118507 breed Murrah chromosome X, NDDB_SH_1, whole genome shotgun sequence includes:
- the LOC102412583 gene encoding polyadenylate-binding protein 1-like 2, translated as MASLYVGDLHPEVTEAMLYEKFSPAGPILSIRICRDKITRRSLGYAYVNYQQPVDAKRALETLNFDVIKGRPVRIMWSQRDPSLRKSGVGNVFIKNLGKTIDNKALYNIFSAFGNILSCKVACDEKGPKGYGFVHFQKQESAERAIDAMNGMFLNYRKIFVGRFKSHKEREAERGAWARQSTSADVKDFEEDTDEEATFR; from the coding sequence ATGGCCTCGCTGTACGTGGGCGACCTGCACCCTGAGGTGACGGAGGCAATGCTGTATGAGAAGTTCAGCCCGGCCGGGCCCATCCTCTCCATCCGCATTTGCAGGGACAAGATCACCCGCCGCTCGTTGGGCTATGCGTATGTCAACTACCAGCAACCGGTGGACGCCAAGCGGGCCCTGGAGACCCTGAACTTTGATGTCATCAAGGGCAGGCCGGTGCGCATCATGTGGTCCCAGCGGGACCCCTCGCTCCGCAAGAGCGGAGTGGGCAACGTCTTCATCAAGAACCTGGGCAAGACCATCGACAACAAGGCTCTATACAACATCTTCTCGGCGTTCGGCAACATCCTGTCCTGCAAAGTAGCCTGCGACGAAAAGGGGCCCAAGGGCTATGGGTTCGTGCACTTCCAGAAGCAGGAGTCCGCCGAGCGGGCCATAGATGCGATGAATGGCATGTTCCTGAACTACCGCAAAATTTTCGTTGGGAGATTCAAGTCGCATAAAGAACGAGAGGCCGAAAGGGGAGCCTGGGCCAGGCAGTCCACCAGTGCTGACGTCAAGGATTTCGAGGAAGACACTGATGAGGAGGCCACCTTCCGATGA